ctcCATAGGCTCAGGAATAAAAGTGCAGCTGCAAAAGACTGTCACTGAGTTTCAGGAAATGCAGGCAAAGCTGATGAAGCAAGAGAGGTCCCTTGTATCACTGCAGGAGCATGGTAAGAACTAGATAGACCATGGCCCCTGACCCAAATCATGCCCATCTCCACCCTGACCCTGATTTGGCTCCTGACCTTCACTACAACATCTAACCACAGTCCCACCTGGATTCTTCCCTATTACTATTGTCctaacattactttttttttttttctaatactgGGAATTGCACCTAGGATCTCATtagacaagcactgtaccacagccttctttttacttttcagtttaagacagggtctcactaagttacccaggctggctttgaacttgtgatcctcccctgcctcagcttcctaagtagcTGGGATGACAAACATGACCTACCAGGCCTGGCCTAATATTATTCATGACCCTGACACCAACTGTGGGCACAGATCTtgacctgtatgtgtgtgtgtgtgtttatgtgtacgtAAGTgcaggtatatatgtgtgtacatgtgcttatgtgtacatgcatgtggaggccagatattGGGTGTCCTCCTTACTGGCtgtctaccttattctttgaggcatgCTGTCTGGCTGAAATtagagctcactggctagactagctagccagtaagccctagggacACCTTTGCTTCtgccttcccagctctgggatttaagacatgtaccaacatgcccaactttttctttttaagtgttatattggtttgtttaaattttattttttaaaatggctatactcttatatcccATCTCCCCTGTGcccaatccactgagggcccttctcagtgggttattggtattcactgtggagtcatgaagacTTCAGTCAAACTCTGTGGACAGGCTATACCTtgggatattcctacccactctgtggttcttacaacctttctgccccctcttctgtgctgttccttgagcctttgtacatgcccaacattttttgttgttgttgctttttcaaggtagggtctcactctagcccaggctgacctggaattcactatggagtctcaggatggcctcgaactcatggcaatatgcctctgcctcctgagtgctgggattaaaggcatgtaccaccacgccaggcccaacatttttatgtggtactgaggatcccaatttgggttctcatgcttgcacttgaagcactttacccactgaactatctccccaaccccaaaatCCCAATCTTAACCCCAGCTAAAAACATGCACTTTCTTGGCCTGCTAGTGACCCAGGGTTTGGCTGAAGCAGGCAGGGACCGGGAAGATGTCTGCAGTGAATTATTCCAGATGCTGGAGGCAGTCAAGCACCAGAATGGTGAGAAAGATATGCACTGAGACAGGGAGGCAAGTGGACCCTGCCTGGTGGCCTTGAGGCATCCTCTATCCAGCAAGACCCACACTTAGATCTTGCCTGGTTTCTCTGGCTCCTTCTTACCTCTAGATAGTCTCACATTCTCCTAACCCCACTCCATAACAATTCACCTCTCTGGCCCTCACCACCTGACAGGCACCTGTGAGCAGTGTCCCACGTCATGGTTACCCTTCCAGGGCTCTTGCTACTATTTTTCTGAACCACAAACCACATGGGAGGCAGCACAGCACCACTGTGCAGGATACAGTGCCCACTTGGTGATTGTCACAGACTTGGATGAGTAGGTATATGCCTGGGGCTTGGCAGAGGAGCGGAAGCAGTGTACAACTGAATTGGTATAGCTCAGGAAGTGGAGCAGAATCACAGATTTTCCCATTTAAGAGTTCTCTGCTCCCTTCTAGGGATTCCTGAGTCAGCATACATGTGGTAGAGGCTATTGGCTTGGCCTGAGGGGTGTTTGCCACTTCCACAAGGTTCAAGGACACCAGTGGGTGGATGCAGTCTCACTCGCCTTCAGGTGAGCAGAAGGTTATAGAAGAGAGTTGGGAAGAGGGATGATTTATACTCTAGAAGAAGTTATTTTTGGCTGTATCTCAGGACTAGTTTCTTAAGGATGGGAAAACTAGATTTCAGGAATTTGTTGAGGGCTAAATTTGGGGCTATATAGCTATAAATgtgaatacttgcttagcatgcacaaaggcctgggttcaactcccagcacctcataaactACACACAATGGTACATGCCCATTcaaaacactcaggaggtagaggcaagaggatcagaaattcaaggttctcctcagctacacagtgaattcaaggccagcctgggctacagcagtgAGAGGGATGGCTGGATCTGTGAGAAGAGGAGCAGCTGCTGACTCCACCCAGTGCCCTGGTGCCATACCCACTGCCCAGGGTGAATGAGAGGTGTGGCTCATATTCCTGGAGACCACAgccaaagttttctttttcccatCCACCACTATTGACAGCCATACATTGACAGCCATATTGACAACCTGCCCAGGCCACACCCTGAAAACAATTTCAATTCACTGAAACCCCCTAAACTCCCACCTAACCTATCAGTCCCCAAATTTCTGCTCCAAAAACCTGGCCATCTGACTTCTTCCTGTCTTCCTAAATACAGTGAAGAAGCTGTTTGATTTTCCTATATGCCTCCACCCTTGCTTAACACCCTGACTTGGAGCTGGCTTCACAAATGTGTCTCATCAATGtttgggaaatgaacctaggctcCTGGATCTGTTCTCAGCTTTGCCTCAGAACCCTTAAGGTGATTTTTAAAGTGACTCTTGAcctctgtatcagttactttcctgTTCTTTGTACAAAATATCTCATAAAAATCTGCTTAAGGGAAGAAGAGTCTATTTTAGTTCATAGTTTCAGGTTACAGTTcatcatagtggggaaggcatggcaataGGAGCTTAAGGCAACTGGTCACATTTGGCacaatgaggaagcagagcaTGAGGAATGCtgctactcagccatctctctcctttctgtacagtcctcagcctcagtgctgcccacagttgttgtagttaccttctcatttatcTTTAGGAGCAGAAATTATGCAAGGTATTATATCAGTAGCTCAGTGTCTCCTCACTGCAGAGATTACAGGCAGCCCAAGACAAGAGCCTGAGGGAGGGAAAAGCTGCTCTGGATGGGGTACATAGTTCCTTCCACTGGGCAGGGAAACCTGGAAACACATCCTAGAGAAGATGGGGTCTTGGTGGCAGCTGGAATTTTAGAAGGTGGGgctggggaagggaagaggctTGCAAGCAGAAGGCCAAGTGAGAGCCCAACCAGCCTGGCAAAACAGGAGACTGTAGAATAGGGTGAAATCCACATGACGGTTTTGGATGGACAGATGCTGGCTTTAACAACTGGATACTTTTGACCTGAATTCACCCTGTACTCCCAAAGTTTCCTGCTTCCATCCTGGGGATCTAGAGGCTGTCTAAGAATCTCCAATGGAAAGAGGCCCAGTTGAGAGAAACAGGCTAGTAGCCATTAGGTCTGTGTAGAACTGGTCCAGAATAAAAAGCTGCTGAAAGTTCCCTGAATGTTTGGCTATGGCAGatggaacagaaaaaaagagaacatcATTTATGATagagaacatttttattattctttggaATACATTTCTAGTCAACTTCAATCCCCAGCCCTGCCCCAGGCCACCACCAACCCACTTTCCATCTCTTTCGATCTTACTTATCCTTTGTAAAACTTAATCTGCAAATAGAGGATcatgagaagggaggaagagatcttAAGGAAGTTGGAAGATAGGGTAAAGGAATACATGTAATAAAAATGCAGATGGGGACTAAGTAGGCAAAGATAGGAGCTGGGGAAGGGAAGTGGGAGGAGAATGAATAAGAACAAAGTATAGTTACACATATGTATGAAGATGCCATGATGAaaaccattactttgtatgctaacctaaaaaaaaaaaatttttaaatagattgTGAGGCTGAGTAGATGGCTTCATGAGTAAGAGTActggctgcacaagcatgagcatCTGAGTTTGGTCCCACATAAAAAgcccagtatggtggtgcatacctgtaatctcacaCTGAGCAGGGTAAAAACTAAAGGATTGTTGGCACTCTCTACTCACCCTGTCTAATCAAACAATGTGAGCTCCAGGCTATGAGAGATTCTGAGGGAAATAAGGTGAAAGAGGATGTCTGACTTCTGGCACATGGGGTATGtatatctgcacacatgtgcacacatatacacatatcacatgtacacacatgtgaacacacacagaaGCATTACCACATGCTACACATGCATATCCAAAACATAGATGTTTATAATGTAGAATTTCCATTGACCTAGACAATAAAAAACTGCAgtctaaaaagtattttaaaaagaaaaaaaatagaattgcagtcttgggctggggagggctcagtcagtaaagtgtttaccacattggcaggaggacctgagttcaatccctaggatCCAGCTTAAAAAAacaagtgtagggctggagagattgcttagtggctaagatgcttgtctgaaaagcctaaggacccaggttcgactccctagaacccatataagccagatgcacatggtggcatatgtgtctgagttctttggtagtggctagaggccctggtgcttgctaagtctctctctctctctctctcataagcaaataaataaaaataaaaaattaaaataagagttGGTGAGATGGcgtagccgttaaggcactttcccacgAAGCCTGagaattcatgtttgactctccaggttccacataagccagatgcacaatgacacaagcacacaaggttgcacacacaagctgtgcacacaagggggcgcacacatctagagttcagttgcagtggctggaggccctggcatgccaatgttctctctcactctccctctctctctctctttcacattctcacataaaaaggcagtctgttgaacttgcctcaaaaaataaaataaaacaccaggtgtggtggcacactcttataatcccagtgctggggaggcagacaggaggatcctggggcttgctgaccagccagtctagccttgttgatgagctctaggccagtgagagagcaAGTCTCAAAAATTGAggtgggagctgggcgtggtggctcacacctttaatcccagcactcgggaggcagaggtaagaggatcgccatgagttcaaggccaccctgagatgacagagttaattccaggtcaacctggaccagagtgagatcctacctcgaaaaaaaaaaaaaaaattaaggtggggctggagagatggctcagcagttaaaggcacttgctagcaaagctaaacagtctgggttcaattctttggtacccatgtaaagccaaatgcacaagggggcacatgtatctggagtttgttcacagaggcagaggctctggcttgcccattctcattctctctctctctatctctctctctctatcgatctatttatctatttacctatctctttctctttttatctctcacacacacatgagtaataaaaataaaatagtttaaaaatcaaGGTAGATGGTGCCTGAAGAATGACACCTAAGGCTGATAtattcacacacagacacaaagagaaagagagagtgaactgaagtttcaaaaaaaaatccatgtacaTTGAATCACACAAGACATATCTAGATATTTTCAGTGTAATGTTTCTGAGATTTGtctgtgctgttttttattgTCCTTTTTATTGCTAAGTTATATTTCACTGAGTGACTATACCATAATGCATTTATCTAGTTACTTGTTGATGAATATTTGGGCTGTTTTCCATGTGGATCACTATGAATTGAACTGTTGTAAATGTTCTTCTACAGTTTTCTATTACTATAATAGTAGTTCTGGATTCTGGGAAGTGACTAAGCATAACAGTACCTAGTGAGGGCCTTCTTGCTGCATATATTTGTCTGGATTTCATTGCTAGAACAAATGTCTGTAGCTGGGGACTTTATAACAAAAAGGAGGGGTTACTTAACTCACAGTTTGGAAGGCTAAAAGACAAAAGAGCATGATACCAGCTCTTATCATCTGGTCAGGGTCTCTTGGCCAAATCACATAATGGTGATAGTATtgtggtaggtgtgtgtgtgtgtgtgtgtgtgtgtgtgtgtgtgtgtgtgtgttacttttctcactgctatgagaaaatagtgaaaaagagcaacttatggaagaaaaggggattttggttcatggtttgagAAGAtaaagtccatcatggcagggaaggtatgGTGATggaagcatgaggcagctggtcacaactacatctacagtcaggaagcagagagatgaatactGGAGCTcagctgtcttttttcttttttcttcagtcCAGGAACCCAGTCCTTGAAATAATGCTGTGTACATCCacagtgggtcttccctccttagCTAAACCTCTCTAGATACAGCCTCATAGAGACACATAGATGTTTCTGTCATTGGTGATTCTAAATATTGGGGATCATCAAAATTaaccatatatgtatgtgtggtagtttggatgtatgtcccccaatagactcagatgttttgttaaaattttgatttccagtattatactaagtcaggtaacccaggcccagaaagccaagcaccacatgttctctctcatatgtggatcctagctacagatgactgggcttctgcgtgagaatgaaaatacttagtagcagaggccagtaagttgaaaaggagacatgaagggtggagaaaggaagggaggaggatgcttaataggttgatattgtatatatgtaattacaatgactgtaatggggaggtaatatgatggagaatggaatttcaaacgggaaagtgtgggggtggggagggagggaattaccatgggatatattttataatcatggaaaatgttaataaaaattaaaaaaaaaaaaagaaaaaccaaaagaaaaaaaaaattttgatttcCAGCTACTCGGATGAAGGAGGTATCACTATGggtagatcctggagtccagccccaaggtgtgttgggggtggatctgattttccagcctaaggtatacagagtgagttctacctGAGTCCCTGCTGCTGGCTGTTTGATTGTGTCTCTCTACTTAGATATGTGAAAGAgggccagcctcttccaccattatggaacttcccctgtacctgtaaatcccattcctcccataaactgaggtTCAGCACAGCAACATGAAGTTGTCTATAACAGTGTGCAAGGAGGAATCCTATGATGACACCTGAAGCCAGAGAGAGCCAAACCAGGAAGTGCTAGGCTTACTCTTATAACTCTCTGGTGAAAAAAGGATCTAACCAAAATATCATGCGAACCACCTTAATCCCTTCCATGGAAATCACTTCCAATGACCTAGTGACTTCACACTAGATCATCACCTCTTAAAGATTTCACCATCTGTTAATATCAAAATAccaaaaaccaggctggagatagatatggctcagctcttaaaggtacttgcttacaaagtctgatggactgggttcaattcctcagtgcccacataaaacaagatgtacaaagtggcatatgttattggagttctttttgcagtatcaggagaccctgatgcacccatactttttctctctttatctggctctaaaacaaatatatatttttattttttgtttattttttatttgtttatttgagggtgacagacagaaaaagagggagggagggagggaaggagggagagagagagagagagagagagagagagagagagagagagagagaatgggtgcaccagggcctccagccactgcaaatgaaatccagatgtgtgtgcctcattgtgcatctggctaacatgggtcctggggaatcaagcctcaaactggggtccttaagcttcacaggcaagtgcttaaccactaagccatctctccagccctaaaacaaatattttttaaaacaatgttaaaGATCAAGCTTCTAGCACATGAACCTTTGTGGGGGGAGACTCAAACCGTATATACATCATAGCATTGTATCATAATATAGAGGAGGGATCATATGGGAAGACAACACAAGCATGccagctgagccatttttctcttcttctaaAAGTGCTAATGCTATCATATCATGAGGATGCATTGTgacttcatttattctttttttttaattttttttatttatttatttgagagcaacagacagagagagaaagacagacagagggagagagagagaatgggcgcgccagggcttccagcctctgcaaacgaattccagacgcatgcgcccccttgtgcatctggctaacgtgggacctggggaactgagccttgaaccggggtccttaggcttcacaggcaagcgcttaaccgctaagccatctctccagcccatgacttcaTTTATTCTTAATTACCTCCTAAAGGCACCACCTTCAAATACCATCAGTGTAGGAATTTGGGGACGAGTTTAAAACACCTGCACTGTTGAGGGACACAACATATAGATTTCATAAGTTTTCATTTCATTAGGGTAGATATCTAGTTGATCAGTGTGTTAGttgattttctcattgctgtgaccaaatacctgacaagaagtagcttaaggaaataagagttaattttggcttacagttttaggttgtagtccatcatggcaagaaaggcatggtgacaggagcttgaggcagctggtcacattgcatccacagtcaggaagcagagacagatgaaTGCTGGTACTTGGCTCCCTTTCTCATTTTGATTCAGTTggggatcccagcccatgggcagttgccacccacatttagggtgagtTTTCCCACTTTGATAACTCAATGTAGAAACTCCCTTATAGACTTGCCCAGAGGTTTATCTCCTAGATATTCTGTCAAACTGGcaatcaatattaaccatcacagttgGCTTTCAGCTTTATAAGAAACTGCCCCAAAGTGTCTgcgtcctcccccccccacacacacacacacatatttcagcTGCACAGGGTAATAATTTTTGACCCCAGAGTTTTAGCACTTATGGAGCACAGatggagaggtttattttggaacagacaaggaagggaagaagtgaaGCCAAAAACTGAGGCAGATAATAGAAAAAGTGGTAAGATGTGTTGATTATATTCATTTTGTAGGATGGGTTTAGGGGGGAGACAGGGAAGCAGAGATCTTttgtggttttatgtttttttttaatctgaaacaGGCTCTCTTGATACAAACAATGTATCAAGGCTGATTCCAAACTCACAAACCtgcatctgccttctgagtgtcaGAATTCCACCCAGCCCAACTCAGATTATAAGtgtgctccacccagcccagctAGATttcaagtgtgcaccaccaaacccagctcagATCACAAGTGTGCACCACTCAGCCCAGCTCAGAGCTCTCTCAGACTTGGAATTCCAGCCCTAGGAAAGAAAttgtattagtcaaggttctctagaggaccagaactgctagaatgctattttaaaaagagcatttattggataagcttatagtagtccaatagcagttgcaggcccgagaatcattgaacctggtagctgctcagtcctcatgtccagatgcctcagcagtccagacccagcactgcagatcgtgctggaaagcctggaggcttcctgaggagccactgggttttgatccacgtgggtcttcagttgatgctggtctttagtccgcactggtcttcaatccacactggaaggtagcaagcagctcaggcagccaagtggaaggaaggaaggaagggaggaaggaactctttttacccagagcttccttatatcaagtccccctctgaacccggccgcccactctgggggaagggctcaccctggggtaAAGACTTCCCCCTTTatttgatccttcctagaagcaacctgtggattactaaacagatcaagttatcaacaccttaactatcacagaaaTAAAGCAGGAATTCCCAGAAGGAAATTATAAGAAGAATTGGCAGTTGCATCCTGAGGATGGGTTTTTGGATGGGTAAAAGAGGCATGACCAAGTTGAAGAGTGGCCAGAGAGTGAGGATCAGGGAACAAGTGTCCATGCATAAAGAagtttcactggagaaaagatttgtgtgcatgtgtatgtggtgctggggttcAAACAAAGCTTTCAGAAGAAATGTAAGAGTTATGGGGAAGAGAGCTTTGGAGCATTGTCTTCCAAACATGAAGTGGccatgacattcatgacctcacagtatttGTCATTGTCTGCCCAGAACTGCATAATAATAGGtgcatcaacattctgtcatggattttggaggagggcaaaaagaaaaaaaaaagacaaaatagaagagggactagttcaGTGAACAGGGATGGAGAAAGGGAACAAGAAGAGATAATAGGAGGGGattttgatcaaaatacattatgtacatgtacaaaaattgtcaagaaatatttttttaaaaacaggtttgcgagccatgtgtggtggcacacacctttaatcccagcacttgggaggcagaggtaggaggattgtcataagtttgagaccaccctgagactacacagtggattccaggtcagcctgagctagagtgagaccctacctagaaaaacaaaaacaaaaaaaaacagctttgtggattggggagattgctcagcagttaaaggcacctgcttgcaaagcctgctgacccaggtttaatttccatACACTGATATAAAaccagagccaaaaaaaaaaaaaagactcatgcatctggtgttggtttgcagtgacaagagactctgaCATTTCTATACACACATTAAGTCATTAATTAagcatatttttttataaaaacagcTTTGCACACGCTTGGcatgtgctttaccactgagctaaagtCCCAGTCCTAGAAAGGATTTTAAGTGACACAAAAATGAGATCAGgtttggagatatggcttagtggttaaggtgcctgtctgcaaagccaaaggacccaggttctattccccaggacccacataaagccagatgcataaggtggcacatgtgtctggagtttatttgcagtggctgtaggccctggtgcacccattctctctatctacctctttctttctctcccctatcactaataaataaataaaaatattttagaaatgggATCACAAAATTCTTTAATCTAGGGGATTGTGAAATACCAGATGGTCACCTAGGACATTCTGACCTAGCAAAGCAGTCATGACAGAATCCTAGTAACATAATGATGAATAATCCCAGtggaaacttatttttttcttatcttaaGTGTGTAACATAAGGAACCAGTCAACTGAGACCAGTTAATGTCCAGTTCTATCCTTGTCAGCCAACGAAAGCAACAAGTGGTTTGCTGTatccttctttgttttcttatggTGCTAGAGATCGAAACCAAGTCCTCATGTGTACAAAGCAAGTGCTGTACCATTGATCTCCTCCctatcttctccttccttccctcatctcctctttccttcctcctctttcttgttctttgttttttcctcctctctctttctctcattcctccttctcttgctacagttaccttcacattgctgaataaacatccaaccaaaagcagcttatgggagaaaaaggtttatttcaggctttcagaatccaggggaaacactATCAGTGTTTATAATACGCCTGcacatgacagagagaaagaaaaccaacagctagcaaacacaaacagccagagctcaaactctcTGAAcataccttaggactggactaTAAGATCTGTTCCCAGTGACATTCTacttccccagcagggctccacctgcttGAGACTGAAGTTGCAAGCACAATCTTAAGAAATGCCTGCCATTGCTCTCCCCTCTCTACAATGACTGCtactttcacaactcataacccacacccCATGGTggataccagtaatcccactgaggaggaccttcagtggaattggggaaggaagaggaaaacgatggtaccaatacatgatatgtccatataaagttccaagttaataaaaaattaaaataaataaaataaattgaactgAATTAGAAGTAGAGAATACCAGCACCACAGCATAAACTTGGGTAGAACAAATGGTTGTTTTGCCAGTCAAGTCTTATAAAGAGCCCTGCAGAGCCactgtattttgatgtcacagagATAAAGCATAAAGAATTCAGCAATTCTAGTGTCTTGAAATTGTGCCTTCATTCAAGTCAGAACACTGAATACTATACTTTAAGTCCCATTAACTCCATGGAATAATTTTACACATCAATGtgtaaaattttattgaaaagggTGCTAAGTACCTACCTCTCCTATGAAATCTGTTTTGGTCTTTGCTGCAAAACCAGAAAATTCCTATGGAGAATATCAGGTTTCAGTCCCTATCTCATCAGAGATGTGCTGAACTTGGATGAAACAACCATCCGTCTTTGGACAGTGAGGAGAAGAGAATCATTTCAATGGTGTGAAAATGTAATATTAACCTTGAAagaaaatgcctgagtctatgggcccATGCATTCAAACCACTGTACTTGTCCTTCTCCTCCgctcctttttccttccctgctACCTTACCTCTTCTCTctactcttcctttccttcctcctcgcCCCCTTTCCCCTTGTACTTgtatctcttccctctccctcctcttttccctcaAATGTAAAGTAGGAATCAGCACAATTCTGCCACAAAGATAGTGGTGGTATTTCACAGTACAGGGAGTTAAAACCAGGGCTTTGAACATGGTAGGAAAGTGCTttgactgtgatggtttgattcaggtgtcccctataaacttatatgttctgaatgcttgattcccagatgatagcaatttaggaattggatccttgctggaggtgtgttgttgtagTCCGACTTtatagatgttatagccagtttccacttgccagtgtttggcacactttcctgctgctattgtccatctgatgttgaccaggaggtgctgtctcatcctctgctcatgccattgttttcccctgccatcatggagcttcctctcaagtctgtaagccaaaataaacctttccttccatcagtttGTTAGTTTCTTCTTATACTTTCGGTTggaatctttttaatatttaaatgcaaaaagtaagcacagacttttttttaacacacaaacatgcacacaaggtctaGTAGCCAAAATTTTCAGAGGAAGTGAGCTTCTGTTCTGTCCACAGTACCCATCACTCCCATATTCTGGCTGGAACTGCAACCagcctcccttctttccaacatG
The genomic region above belongs to Jaculus jaculus isolate mJacJac1 chromosome 5, mJacJac1.mat.Y.cur, whole genome shotgun sequence and contains:
- the Clec4g gene encoding LOW QUALITY PROTEIN: C-type lectin domain family 4 member G (The sequence of the model RefSeq protein was modified relative to this genomic sequence to represent the inferred CDS: substituted 3 bases at 3 genomic stop codons), translating into MDTIRYSTXGSGNEEVPGCLELCRKXLLFLILALLVVIVLWALILSILFSKASMECGALLGYQDLLKTNASEQNAMLGALKKEVGTCKDCCSGIKVQLQKTVTEFQEMQAKLMKQERSLVSLQEHVTQGLAEAGRDREDVCSELFQMLEAVKHQNGTCEQCPTSWLPFQGSCYYFSEPQTTWEAAQHHCAGYSAHLVIVTDLDEXGFLSQHTCGRGYWLGLRGVCHFHKVQGHQWVDAVSLAFR